The genomic stretch CGAGATCCCCCGCCGCCCGGAGTCCCGCGGGAAAGACCGCCGACCGGTGCCTCGTGGGATGCCGCCGCTCGCGCTCGATCGCGGCGGCGACGCGGCCGTCCCGCGCGCAGAGGACCGTCTCGTTTCCCGAGCGGGCGGAATGGATCGCGAGCGCCGTTCCCCAGGAGCCCGCGCCGACGACGGCGACTCTCATTTCCGGCCGAGGCGCCGCTCGCTGCCCGCGGCCAGACGCCGCAGGTTCTCGCGATGCTTGAAGAGAATCAGGAGGGCCGTCGCGCCCGCCGAGAGAGCGACCGCGTCCGGCGAACGGAACAGGTAGAGCGCGACCGGGGGAAGAGCGGTCGCGGCGAGGATCGAGCCGAGGGAGACGTACCGGGTCAGCGCCACGACCAGGACGAACAGGGCGATGACGACGGCGGTCGCCGCCGGCGCGAGGACCAGGAACGCGCCGACCGTCGTCGCGACCCCCTTTCCGCCGCGAAACCGGAAGAAAACCGGGAAGACGTGGCCCAGCACGACCGCGAACGCCGCCGCGGAAAGCCAGGCGGGGTCCGCCGTCGCCCATTTCACCCCCCAGACCGCGGCCGCCCCCTTCGCCACGTCGAGAACCGCGACGGCGATTCCCGCTTTCGTCCCGTGGTTGCGGAGCACGTTCGTCGCTCCCGCGTTCCCGGACCCTTCTTCGCGGATGTCCTTCCGGAAGAAGAGCCGCACGACGACGATCGAGAAAGAGACGGAGCCGAGGAGATAGGCGAGCACCACGAGGAGCGGGAGCATCAGGGATTCTCCGGCGCGGCGATCGCCTCGCGGAGCATCTCGAGGGCCGCCGCCGCCGTCCAGCCGCGAATCGTCGCGCGGTCTCCGGGGGGCCGCAGGTGACGGGCGCGCGTCTTCCCGGACGGCGTCGCGAGCGCGATCCAGACGGTCCCGACCGGCTTTTCCGGCGATCCTCCTCCGGGACCGGCGATGCCGGTCGCCGCGAGCGCGAAATCGGCGCCGAACCGGGCCCGCGCGCCCTCCGCCATTTCGCGGGCGGTCTCCTCCGAAACCGCGCCGTGCGCCGCCAGCGTCCCGGGGCGGACGTCGAGCAGGCTCGTCTTCACGTCGTCGGCGTACGCGACGACCGACCCCCGAAAATAATCGCTCGCTCCGGCGACGTCCGTGATGCGCTGCGCGATCAACCCGCCCGTGCACGATTCGGCCGTCGCGACCGTCGCTCC from Thermoanaerobaculia bacterium encodes the following:
- the plsY gene encoding glycerol-3-phosphate 1-O-acyltransferase PlsY; translated protein: MLPLLVVLAYLLGSVSFSIVVVRLFFRKDIREEGSGNAGATNVLRNHGTKAGIAVAVLDVAKGAAAVWGVKWATADPAWLSAAAFAVVLGHVFPVFFRFRGGKGVATTVGAFLVLAPAATAVVIALFVLVVALTRYVSLGSILAATALPPVALYLFRSPDAVALSAGATALLILFKHRENLRRLAAGSERRLGRK